One Streptomyces coeruleorubidus DNA segment encodes these proteins:
- a CDS encoding NYN domain-containing protein, which yields MNDDLAALSARIDRTNELLQRMLAEVAKTPSTHAIFVDAGYLYAAAGRLVAGTEDRRAFDLDAEGLIDALIDKARTIFADSRLLRVYWYDGARRRIHTAEQQSIAELPDVKVRLGNLNSNNQQKGVDSLIRTDLESLARHRAISDAALLGGDEDLVSAVEAAQGYGARVHLWGIEAPEGRNQAEPLLWEVDSQRTLDLDFFKPYVSRRTGPAYETTTDRPTREDVRFVGAQIAAKWLAARGRDTLVELLPGHPYLPGSVDQDLLVEAEGLLQYSLRGQADLRRALRDGFWEHLRTQY from the coding sequence ATGAACGACGACCTCGCGGCCCTGAGCGCCCGCATCGACCGCACCAACGAGCTGCTCCAGCGCATGCTCGCCGAGGTGGCGAAGACTCCCTCGACCCATGCGATCTTCGTCGATGCCGGGTATCTGTACGCGGCCGCGGGCCGACTCGTCGCCGGCACGGAGGACCGCCGGGCCTTCGACCTGGACGCCGAGGGCCTGATCGACGCGCTCATCGACAAGGCCCGCACGATCTTCGCGGACAGCAGGCTGCTGCGGGTCTACTGGTACGACGGCGCCCGCCGCCGCATCCACACGGCGGAGCAGCAGAGCATCGCGGAACTGCCGGATGTCAAGGTGCGGCTGGGCAACCTGAACTCCAACAACCAGCAGAAGGGCGTCGACTCACTCATCCGCACCGACCTGGAGTCCCTCGCCCGGCACCGCGCCATCAGCGACGCGGCCCTGCTCGGCGGCGACGAGGACCTGGTGTCGGCGGTGGAGGCGGCCCAGGGGTACGGCGCCCGCGTCCACCTCTGGGGCATCGAGGCGCCGGAGGGCCGCAACCAGGCCGAGCCCCTCCTGTGGGAGGTCGACAGCCAGCGCACCCTGGACCTCGACTTCTTCAAGCCCTACGTCTCCCGCCGCACCGGCCCCGCCTACGAAACGACCACGGACCGGCCCACCCGCGAGGACGTGCGGTTCGTCGGCGCGCAGATCGCGGCGAAGTGGCTGGCGGCCCGCGGCCGGGACACACTGGTCGAGCTCCTGCCCGGCCACCCCTACCTGCCCGGCTCGGTGGACCAGGACCTGCTCGTGGAGGCGGAGGGCCTGTTGCAGTACTCGCTGCGCGGACAGGCGGACCTGCGGCGCGCACTGCGGGACGGCTTCTGGGAGCACCTCCGGACGCAGTACTAG
- a CDS encoding alpha/beta fold hydrolase: MTRQATFTPPPGARAYLLRTARGEFAVVDSSPKAGAEVKGVVLLLPGFTGSKEDFRLLHEPLAERGYRVVAVDGRGQHESDGPVDDESAYAQRELARDVLAQAEALGVPVHLVGHSLGGQIARAAVLLDHSPFRSLTLMSSGPAQISVSQQQRVKLLRDALAVLSMEEVWEAIQAMGPPEEVGGPARGPGDPEQLRRRWLGHSPAQLLATGRQLCTEPDRVAELAAVPLPFHVLSGAHDDTWPVTILDDMAVRLNAHRTVVAGAEHSPGADQPLPTAHALADFWDGTRTP, from the coding sequence GTGACCAGGCAAGCCACCTTCACCCCGCCCCCGGGCGCCCGCGCCTACCTTCTGCGCACAGCCCGCGGTGAGTTCGCTGTCGTCGACTCGTCGCCGAAGGCCGGGGCGGAGGTCAAGGGAGTCGTCCTGTTGCTGCCCGGGTTCACCGGGAGCAAGGAGGACTTCAGGCTGCTCCACGAGCCGCTCGCAGAGCGTGGGTACCGGGTCGTCGCCGTGGACGGGCGGGGACAACACGAGTCGGACGGCCCCGTGGACGACGAATCCGCCTACGCCCAGCGGGAACTGGCACGGGACGTGCTCGCGCAGGCCGAGGCGCTCGGCGTGCCCGTGCACCTCGTCGGGCACTCGCTCGGCGGGCAGATCGCGCGTGCGGCCGTGCTGCTCGACCACTCCCCCTTCCGCTCCCTCACCCTGATGTCGTCCGGCCCGGCGCAGATCTCCGTCTCCCAGCAGCAGCGTGTGAAGCTGCTGCGGGACGCGCTCGCCGTGCTGTCGATGGAGGAGGTGTGGGAGGCCATCCAGGCCATGGGACCGCCGGAGGAGGTCGGCGGGCCCGCTCGCGGCCCCGGCGACCCGGAGCAGTTGCGCCGCCGCTGGCTGGGCCACAGCCCCGCCCAACTTCTCGCGACCGGCCGCCAGTTGTGCACCGAGCCGGACCGCGTCGCCGAACTCGCCGCCGTACCTCTGCCGTTCCACGTCCTGTCGGGCGCGCACGACGACACATGGCCGGTGACGATCCTCGACGACATGGCCGTACGGCTGAACGCGCACCGCACGGTCGTCGCGGGAGCCGAGCACTCCCCGGGCGCCGATCAGCCCCTGCCGACCGCCCACGCCCTCGCCGACTTCTGGGACGGAACCCGCACGCCCTGA